The genomic window CGATCTCGCAAATCCCGTCTTTATAATTCTCGTAGTCCTTGATGAATCTTATTACTGAACATAATAATCTAACATTGTCAAAGTAGTTACCTACCGCGAAGAAGAAACGCCGCGCCGGCATCCCCTGCGCCAGACGCGGCGCCGGTTACAGCGCCAACAACGGATTGATCATCTCACTCTATCCCGTTTTTCGGCAGATACCGTAGCGGAATTGGTCAGGCAAATGGCCGGGGCCGGTAATGTTGTTGACGCCCTCTCCACCTTGCTCTATGCCCGCAGCGAGGGCAATCCGCTGTTTATTCACGAACTGCTTTACGATTGGATAGAAACGGGCCAAATAGAAATATCCGGTGGACAATGGCAGATCAAAGACCTTACCCATGGCCAAATTCCTACCCGCGTGAGCGACATCATTCGCCAGCGCTTGGAGCGCGTTAACGAGGACGCCCTGGCCCTGGCTGAAATTGCAGCGGTGATTGGCCCCAATTTTGATCTTGATCTGGTCCGCGAAACCGGCGGCTGGGATGAAGGCGCGGCGCTGGCTGCCCTGGATGAATTACTGGATCATTACCTGGTGCGGGAGCGCAGTAAAGGGCGTCGTTTTGATTTTGCCTTCACCCACCAGCTCACGCAGGCCACCCTTTACGCGAATATTCCCGCCGACGTGCGTCGCCGGCGGCATCGCCGCATTGGGCAGGTGCTGGCCGACCTGCATGGCGATCGGCTTGACGAGATGGCCGGTTATCTGGCCCACCATTTTGAGCAGGGTGGTTTGCCCGAAGAGGCAGCACATCATTACCACCAGGCGGCCCAACGCGCCCTGACCATTTTTGCCGACGACGAGGCCCTGGAGTTTCTGACCCAAGGCCTGGCCTTAACCACCCGGCCTCGTTTACGTTGGGATTTATTGCTACTGCGTGAGAGCATTTATCACCGCCGGGGACAACGTGAACAACAGCAAACCGACCTGGCCGAATTGGCGCAATTAGCCGGCATCCTGAACGACAATGAATGTTACTGCGAATTGTTGATGCGTCGGATTGGTTTGCAGCATGCCCTGGGGCAGCGTGATGAGGAGGCCACGCTGATCGAACAACTCAAAGGCTATGCCGCCTGTCTGGATAACCCTAACTGGCAGGCCAACACGCTCCGGGTAGAGGCTATTTATCTGCTGTCCACCGGCGAATATGACCGCGCCGGGGAATTGTTGCCGCAGGCGCTCAATACATATCGTTCCTTAAACAACCGCAAAGGTGAAGTAAAATGTTGCTGCACGCTGGCCCAACTGGCCACCGAGCGCGGCCATCTGAACGAGGTGATGCCGCTAGTGCAGCAGGCGCGAAATCTGGCCGAAACTGAGGCCAATTACCTGTTGTTGTTCCGGGTGATCTACGTGGCGGCCCATGCGGCTTTTGTGCAGAAAAACTACAACACCTGTGAGGAATTATGCCAACAAGCGTTGGATTTATGCCAACAGACAGGTTATCTGGAAGGCGAGGCCGACACCCAAAAACTACTCGGCTCGGTGGCAAACCGGCTGTTTGATATTCCCCAATCTTTCAAATATTATAATCGGGCTAAAACGCTCTATGCCAGGCTAGATAAATTGCAGGGGCAAGCCGCGGTGCTCATGAATATGGGCATTTTGAGCGTAAGCCTGGGCCGCTATGAGGAAGGCGGCCACGCTTTTGCCCAGGCCCACCAACTATTTGAACAATTGCAGGATGTGCGCGGGCAAATGCTCAGCACCCTCAACCTGAGCGCAGTTGCTTTGTATCAAGAGGATTACCCGGCTGCCAAATCCGCTGCCCAGGCCAGCCTCAATTTGGCCCGGCAATTGCAAACCGTGCACATTGAGGCCAATGCCCTGGGCAATCTCGGCGAGGCCGAACGCGAGCTGGGTGAAATTGACCAGGCTATTACCCACCTGCAAACCGCCTTAGCTCTGCGGCGGTCAATGGAAACCCGGCCCGTTGATACCGTTAATGATTTGTGCCAACTGGCGCTGGCCTATCTGCGTCAAAATAACCCGGCCGCGGCGCAACAAACTTGCGCTGAATTATTGGACATTCTGCAAGCTGATGAACCCTCTCTGCTTTATCCTCAACAGGTGTTGTGGGTGTCGGCCCAAACTTACTATGCGTTGGGCAACCCCGCGCAGGCCAACGAGTTTTTGCAGGCCGCCTACGCGCGTTTGCAAACAAAACTGGCCGCCATCCCTGATGATGAAACCCGGCAAACC from Anaerolineae bacterium includes these protein-coding regions:
- a CDS encoding tetratricopeptide repeat protein, with the protein product MVRQMAGAGNVVDALSTLLYARSEGNPLFIHELLYDWIETGQIEISGGQWQIKDLTHGQIPTRVSDIIRQRLERVNEDALALAEIAAVIGPNFDLDLVRETGGWDEGAALAALDELLDHYLVRERSKGRRFDFAFTHQLTQATLYANIPADVRRRRHRRIGQVLADLHGDRLDEMAGYLAHHFEQGGLPEEAAHHYHQAAQRALTIFADDEALEFLTQGLALTTRPRLRWDLLLLRESIYHRRGQREQQQTDLAELAQLAGILNDNECYCELLMRRIGLQHALGQRDEEATLIEQLKGYAACLDNPNWQANTLRVEAIYLLSTGEYDRAGELLPQALNTYRSLNNRKGEVKCCCTLAQLATERGHLNEVMPLVQQARNLAETEANYLLLFRVIYVAAHAAFVQKNYNTCEELCQQALDLCQQTGYLEGEADTQKLLGSVANRLFDIPQSFKYYNRAKTLYARLDKLQGQAAVLMNMGILSVSLGRYEEGGHAFAQAHQLFEQLQDVRGQMLSTLNLSAVALYQEDYPAAKSAAQASLNLARQLQTVHIEANALGNLGEAERELGEIDQAITHLQTALALRRSMETRPVDTVNDLCQLALAYLRQNNPAAAQQTCAELLDILQADEPSLLYPQQVLWVSAQTYYALGNPAQANEFLQAAYARLQTKLAAIPDDETRQTYIQLRFNQEILAAYKDGSWLD